The Bacillus carboniphilus genome contains a region encoding:
- the pyk gene encoding pyruvate kinase, with the protein MRKTKIVCTIGPASQTVEKLQELMEAGLNVTRLNFSHGDFEEHGARIKNIREASGNLGKHVAILLDTKGPEIRTHTMENGAIELEAGSKLTVSMTEVSGTKEKISVSYEGLIDDVHEGSSILLDDGLIELEVNDIDKASKELHTTVKNGGTLKNKKGVNVPGVSVNLPGITEKDAQDILFGIEQGVDFIAASFVRRASDVLEIRQLLEKNNATGIQIIPKIENQEGVDNIDEILEVSDGLMVARGDLGVEIPAEEVPLVQKELIKKCNKLGKPVITATQMLDSMQRNPRPTRAEASDVANAIFDGTDAIMLSGETAAGSYPVEAVQTMHNIASRVEKSLDYAHILSERSKQIETNITEAIGQSVAHTVTNLNVSAIVAPTVSGYTATMISKYRPKVPIVAVTSCDFVCRKLALVWGVHAQIGQQAESTDEMLDVAVQESLSTGIVKHGDLIVITAGVPAGESGSTNLMKVHVVGNVLAKAQGIGRKSAFGKAVIVKNAADLKEINQDHPFIVVSYSTEKEMMPMLQKRLRL; encoded by the coding sequence ATGAGAAAAACAAAGATAGTTTGTACAATAGGTCCAGCAAGTCAGACAGTAGAAAAATTACAAGAATTGATGGAAGCAGGCTTAAATGTTACAAGACTTAACTTTTCCCATGGTGATTTTGAAGAGCACGGGGCGAGAATCAAAAATATTCGTGAAGCATCTGGAAATTTAGGGAAGCATGTAGCGATTTTACTTGATACAAAAGGTCCAGAAATTCGCACACATACAATGGAAAATGGCGCAATTGAGCTTGAAGCAGGGTCAAAGCTGACTGTATCTATGACAGAAGTAAGTGGGACGAAAGAGAAGATTTCTGTTAGTTATGAAGGGTTAATTGACGACGTACATGAAGGTTCTTCTATATTATTAGATGATGGATTAATCGAATTAGAAGTGAACGACATAGATAAAGCGAGTAAAGAGCTTCATACAACCGTTAAAAATGGTGGAACATTAAAGAACAAAAAGGGTGTTAATGTTCCTGGAGTAAGTGTCAACTTACCTGGTATTACAGAAAAAGACGCTCAAGATATTTTGTTTGGTATTGAGCAGGGTGTTGACTTTATTGCTGCTTCATTTGTGAGACGTGCTTCAGATGTGTTAGAAATTCGACAGCTTTTAGAAAAGAATAATGCAACAGGTATTCAAATCATACCAAAAATCGAAAACCAAGAAGGTGTCGATAATATTGATGAAATTCTGGAGGTTTCTGACGGTTTAATGGTAGCAAGAGGAGACTTAGGGGTAGAAATCCCAGCAGAAGAAGTACCACTTGTTCAGAAAGAGCTTATTAAAAAATGTAATAAACTAGGTAAACCTGTTATTACAGCAACTCAAATGTTAGATTCTATGCAACGTAATCCAAGACCTACTCGTGCTGAGGCAAGTGATGTTGCCAACGCTATTTTTGATGGGACAGATGCAATTATGTTATCTGGAGAAACAGCAGCTGGTTCTTACCCGGTAGAAGCGGTTCAAACAATGCATAATATTGCTTCTCGTGTAGAAAAATCGTTAGATTATGCTCATATTTTATCAGAGCGTAGTAAACAAATTGAAACAAATATTACTGAAGCGATTGGACAATCCGTTGCTCATACGGTAACGAACTTAAATGTTTCTGCAATAGTCGCACCTACGGTTAGTGGCTATACAGCAACCATGATTTCTAAGTATCGTCCAAAGGTTCCAATTGTTGCCGTTACTTCTTGTGATTTTGTATGTCGTAAGTTAGCTTTAGTATGGGGCGTTCATGCACAAATTGGACAACAAGCAGAATCAACAGATGAAATGTTGGATGTTGCCGTTCAAGAATCATTAAGTACAGGTATTGTCAAGCATGGTGATTTAATTGTCATCACTGCAGGTGTCCCAGCAGGAGAATCAGGCTCTACGAACTTGATGAAAGTTCATGTTGTTGGTAATGTACTTGCTAAGGCTCAAGGAATTGGCCGTAAATCTGCTTTTGGTAAAGCGGTTATTGTTAAAAATGCTGCTGATTTAAAAGAGATTAACCAAGATCATCCGTTTATAGTTGTTTCTTATAGTACGGAAAAAGAAATGATGCCTATGCTACAAAAGCGGCTGCGATTGTAA
- the accD gene encoding acetyl-CoA carboxylase, carboxyltransferase subunit beta encodes MIKNIFVKKRKYATIPSEESKQDVPEGIMTKCPKCKKIMMTKELVKNQKVCLHCDYHLQMNAGERIQSLFEENSFIEYDAHITSENPLDFPNYMDKLEKDRLKTKLNEAVVTGEGTINGFKVVVAIMDARFRMGSMGSAVGEKITNAIEMAKQKGYPFIIFTASGGARMQEGVLSLMQMAKTSCALESFNQSGGLFISIMTHPTTGGVSASFASLGDYNFAEPGALIGFAGRRIIEQTIREELPDDFQTAEFLLKHGQLDKVIHRKDFKTILTMLLDIHRPRGGSSWLEN; translated from the coding sequence GTGATTAAAAATATATTTGTGAAGAAACGAAAATACGCAACCATTCCATCTGAGGAATCCAAACAGGATGTTCCTGAAGGAATTATGACAAAATGTCCAAAGTGTAAGAAGATTATGATGACAAAAGAATTAGTCAAAAACCAAAAGGTTTGTCTTCATTGTGATTATCACTTGCAAATGAATGCAGGGGAAAGAATCCAGAGTCTGTTCGAAGAAAACAGTTTTATAGAGTATGACGCTCATATAACTTCTGAAAATCCACTCGACTTCCCAAATTATATGGATAAACTGGAAAAGGACCGATTAAAAACAAAATTAAATGAGGCAGTCGTGACTGGAGAAGGAACAATCAATGGATTTAAAGTTGTAGTCGCTATTATGGATGCTCGTTTTCGTATGGGGAGCATGGGCTCTGCGGTAGGGGAGAAGATCACGAATGCCATTGAAATGGCGAAACAAAAAGGCTACCCATTCATTATATTTACAGCATCTGGTGGGGCTAGAATGCAAGAAGGAGTTCTTAGTCTTATGCAAATGGCGAAGACGAGCTGTGCTTTAGAAAGCTTTAATCAAAGTGGTGGACTATTTATTTCTATTATGACTCATCCAACTACGGGAGGAGTTTCAGCAAGTTTTGCTTCTTTAGGTGATTATAATTTTGCTGAACCAGGAGCTTTAATTGGTTTTGCGGGTAGAAGAATTATTGAACAAACGATACGGGAAGAACTTCCTGATGATTTCCAAACGGCTGAGTTTTTACTGAAGCATGGTCAGTTAGATAAAGTGATTCATCGTAAAGACTTTAAGACTATATTAACGATGCTTTTAGATATTCATCGTCCTAGGGGGGGAAGTTCTTGGCTGGAGAATTAG
- a CDS encoding FadR/GntR family transcriptional regulator — protein MTTLKSKVYIQIVNQLRTIIQSDSLQPGDKLPSERELASRLQVGRSSVREALRSLELLGIIETRRGEGTYLKDFHDHHLVRVLGTFILGDKKALTDMLALNELLEIDAIHSFLDRNKERLPITISSQVDNEREWMEEILRQANNFLKYRIWVVLNEYIMEALSHSLEEPTERHRALLDAINDEDRDRVDSAYEYISLKRLFKKF, from the coding sequence GTGACAACGTTAAAATCTAAAGTTTATATACAAATTGTTAACCAGCTTCGTACTATTATTCAATCAGACAGTTTGCAACCGGGTGACAAACTCCCTTCAGAGAGGGAACTTGCAAGTAGGTTGCAAGTAGGTAGGTCATCTGTCAGAGAAGCCTTAAGGTCGCTCGAGTTGTTAGGGATAATAGAAACAAGAAGAGGGGAAGGGACGTACTTAAAAGACTTTCATGATCACCACCTCGTTCGTGTGTTAGGAACGTTTATTTTAGGAGATAAAAAGGCGCTAACAGACATGTTAGCTTTAAATGAATTATTAGAAATAGATGCTATTCATTCCTTTTTAGATAGAAACAAAGAACGGCTCCCTATCACTATTTCTAGTCAAGTGGATAATGAACGCGAGTGGATGGAAGAAATTTTAAGACAAGCGAATAACTTCTTAAAATACCGCATCTGGGTTGTTTTAAATGAATATATTATGGAAGCTTTATCACATTCATTGGAAGAGCCTACTGAACGCCATCGGGCATTATTAGATGCAATTAATGATGAGGATAGAGATAGAGTGGATAGTGCTTATGAATACATCTCCTTAAAGAGGTTGTTCAAAAAGTTCTAA
- a CDS encoding NAD(P)-dependent malic enzyme, which yields MSLREEALHIHQTSKGKLETTAKIPVRNAKDLSLAYSPGVAEPCKEIYDEQLKVYDYTMKGNMVAVVSNGTAVLGLGNIGPDASLPVMEGKAVLFKSFAGVDAFPICLNTTDVEEVVRTVKLLEPTFGGINLEDIAAPSCFAIEERLKKETSIPVFHDDQHGTAIVTVAALINALKLTNRNLSSIKVVANGAGAAGIAIIKLLHRYGVRDIIMCDSKGAIYEGRPYGMNGIKEEVSNYTNVNKVEGGLEAVLEGADVFIGVSVEGALTRSMIQTMKKDPIIFAMANPNPEIMPHEAMEAGAKVVGTGRSDFPNQVNNVLAFPGIFRGALDVRATHINERMKMAAAEAIASLVSEEERSSEYVIPSPFDPRVAPAVAGAVAKTAMETGVARIEVDPEEIITKTRQLSMIDSEVSEVSDNVKI from the coding sequence TTGTCTTTACGAGAAGAAGCATTACATATTCATCAAACGAGTAAAGGGAAGTTAGAAACTACAGCCAAAATTCCTGTAAGAAATGCAAAGGATTTAAGTTTAGCGTATTCTCCAGGAGTAGCAGAACCTTGTAAAGAAATATATGATGAACAATTAAAAGTTTATGATTATACAATGAAAGGGAACATGGTGGCGGTTGTTTCCAATGGAACGGCCGTTTTAGGTCTAGGGAACATTGGTCCAGATGCTTCTTTACCAGTGATGGAAGGAAAAGCTGTTCTATTTAAGAGTTTTGCTGGTGTAGATGCTTTTCCTATTTGCTTAAATACAACCGATGTCGAAGAAGTCGTTCGTACGGTTAAATTACTTGAACCTACTTTTGGTGGAATTAATTTAGAAGATATTGCTGCTCCTAGTTGTTTTGCCATTGAAGAGAGATTAAAAAAAGAAACGAGCATTCCTGTTTTTCATGATGACCAACATGGTACGGCTATTGTTACTGTTGCAGCTTTAATTAATGCTTTAAAGTTGACGAATCGTAATCTTTCTTCCATAAAAGTTGTTGCAAATGGAGCGGGTGCTGCAGGAATTGCAATTATAAAACTACTTCATCGCTATGGTGTCAGGGATATTATTATGTGTGATTCCAAAGGTGCGATTTACGAGGGGCGCCCATATGGAATGAATGGTATAAAGGAAGAAGTATCAAATTATACAAATGTAAATAAGGTAGAAGGTGGATTAGAGGCGGTTCTTGAAGGAGCAGATGTCTTTATAGGTGTTTCAGTAGAAGGTGCTTTAACAAGAAGTATGATTCAAACGATGAAAAAAGATCCAATTATATTTGCTATGGCAAATCCTAATCCTGAAATAATGCCTCATGAAGCAATGGAGGCGGGTGCTAAAGTCGTGGGAACTGGACGTTCAGATTTTCCGAATCAAGTGAACAATGTTCTTGCTTTTCCAGGCATCTTCAGAGGTGCACTTGATGTTCGGGCAACACACATAAATGAAAGAATGAAGATGGCGGCTGCGGAAGCCATTGCCTCATTAGTCAGTGAGGAGGAGAGATCTTCGGAATATGTCATTCCTAGCCCTTTTGATCCACGAGTTGCTCCAGCAGTAGCAGGTGCAGTCGCAAAAACAGCAATGGAAACAGGTGTTGCTAGAATTGAAGTAGACCCAGAAGAAATCATCACAAAAACAAGACAACTTTCGATGATTGATAGTGAAGTGAGTGAGGTTAGTGACAACGTTAAAATCTAA